In Parabacteroides timonensis, the genomic stretch GCAACCGATTTCGTTGTAAAACCCTGGAACAATGCCAAGTTACTGGAAACGTTGAAAACAGCTTACGACATACGGATGGCAAACCGCAAAGGCATCCCTCATGAGAATGATAAACAAGTCATTTCCAAAGAAAGCGGTATGTTCTGGGGAGAAAGTAACGCTATGCAACAACTCCGTAACCTGATAGAGAAAGTAGCCAAGACAGATGCCAATATTCTGATCACCGGTGAGAACGGTACGGGTAAAGAAATGTTGGCCAGGGAAATCCATATACTCTCGAACCGTAAAAAAGAAGCAATGGTTCCGGTAGATATGGGAGCTATTACCGAAACATTGTTTGAAAGCGAACTATTCGGCCACATGAAAGGAGCCTTTACCGATGCACGTGCCGACCGTCCCGGCAAATTTGAGGCGGCCAACAACGGAACACTGTTTCTGGATGAAATAGGAAACCTCTCCTACCACTTACAAGCCAAATTACTGACGGCCCTTCAGCGCAGAAGTATCGTCCGCGTAGGAAGCAACACCCCTATTCCGATTAATATCCGCCTGATCTGCGCTACGAACCGTGATCTACAGGAGATGGTACAGAAAGAACTGTTCCGAGAAGACCTTTTGTATCGTATCAATACAATCCATGTGGAAATACCATCCCTTCGTGAACGACCGGAAGACATTGTTCCTCTTACGGAAATATTCCTGGCTAAATACACAAATATATATGGTAAATCCTCCATGCGTCTCAGCGCCGATGCCAAAGAAAAGCTGAAACAACAGCCTTGGTTCGGTAATATCAGGGAACTGGAGCATACCATCGAAAAAGCGGTCATAATCAGTGAAGGCGACACACTTGAAAGTACCGACTTCGATTTTCCCCGTAAGAAGGATTCACCGATGAAAGAAGTTACTACCCTCGAAGAGATGGAATACAACATGATTAAAAATGCCATGGATAAGTACAATGGTAATCTTTCACTTGTTGCAAGTCAGTTGGGTATTTCTCGTCAGACATTATACAACAAAATAAAACGCTACGAATTATAATGTCT encodes the following:
- a CDS encoding sigma-54-dependent transcriptional regulator, producing the protein MAKQGTILVVDDNKGILTAVQMLLGTCFEKVITISTPNKIKTTLHNEDVDVVLLDMNFSAGINTGNEGLFWLSEIKKEEPSVQVVLFTAYADIDLAVRGIKEGATDFVVKPWNNAKLLETLKTAYDIRMANRKGIPHENDKQVISKESGMFWGESNAMQQLRNLIEKVAKTDANILITGENGTGKEMLAREIHILSNRKKEAMVPVDMGAITETLFESELFGHMKGAFTDARADRPGKFEAANNGTLFLDEIGNLSYHLQAKLLTALQRRSIVRVGSNTPIPINIRLICATNRDLQEMVQKELFREDLLYRINTIHVEIPSLRERPEDIVPLTEIFLAKYTNIYGKSSMRLSADAKEKLKQQPWFGNIRELEHTIEKAVIISEGDTLESTDFDFPRKKDSPMKEVTTLEEMEYNMIKNAMDKYNGNLSLVASQLGISRQTLYNKIKRYEL